In Sesamum indicum cultivar Zhongzhi No. 13 linkage group LG8, S_indicum_v1.0, whole genome shotgun sequence, the sequence aaattaattcagGGTATTACCTGAAACATGTCAGGTGCCTTAACAAACTCGATTACAGCGTGAACTGCTTCCTCCTTAGCTTCCGCCACAGTCAATGCATCCCCACCAGAAAAAGTTTCCAGATACttgacaagaaaattaaaagagtcTTTCGCAGAGCTGAAAATCCAGATTAGGAAAGAATTATAACTCAACTGATTGGTTGTGTAACccattacatatatacatatattctacagatatgtatatatatacacaaaagaaTAATAGGTACAACTCATGCACGGTTCTCACCTCTTGCTATCCTTCAAAATATTAGCAACTGTAAGAAAGAGATCTCTCTGATCTTTGACTCCAAGATTCCACTCCCTCAAAAAGTTGTCCATCTTTCTAAAAGATGGTACAACATATTCAGTGACTTTTCCACTAACTGCCAAGTTGAGGGCCTTCATATACACAAAGAACTGGCTATATGGGTTCTTCAATAGGTTGTAGAGGTTAAACAAGCTAAAGGAAAAGGTTGAAAACAAGTTAGACAGGATTTGAAAACTCAAGTTGCCTCAAAGATCTATTGCTCAATGCCATGTTGTCTTACATCTTTAAGCGCAGCACAGGCTTGTCATTAGGCTGTTGAGTAACCTTCGTAGCTATAAGCTCTGCCATCTCATGCACTTGATCAAGGCTCTCAGGCTTGTTGACAAGGTTGCAAATCACAGTGTAGGCACATTCAAGATCTGAGTTAAAAAGCAACAAATAGTAGACCAGTTAGAAATGCAAAACTAGAAACTTGTCTAGCCAACATATCCGGAGACAGTTCTTGGATAGAGAATGGCAACATCAGAACCCAAGTGCAATTCCAGAAAAAGACAGTTGAAAGCAGGTAAAATTCAATTGCACAGCTCTCAGAAGATATTTAACGTTTCAAAAGACAGCAAAATAAAAGAGGTGAAACATATCTCACCAGCTTCCAGTGAAGAATCCTTCAACTaatcaaatagaaaagaatCTCACAGGTTATCTTTCCATCAACTCCAATTGCGAAGAGATATTTTTACCTTTCTCAGAAGCTTTAGAGAAGATGACATCAGCAGAAGTAAGCATCAAAGAAGCCAAATCCAACCACCTGTTCTGTATCATACATTCTTGCGCCTCCAAGCACAACCTATTCACCTGACCCTCTGCTACctattcaatatcaaatattagaaattCATCAGTTACAACATTAAAATCGAAAAATCATCACAACTGCGACACCAGACACACCCccaaaaagtaaagaaaacaaaatttaacagTTTGCAATATACCGACGTTAGTTATGCATCCATTACAAAGATTAAATTTACCCCAACAACACAATtataatcacaaaaagaaattgacataATCGGGACTTCTATATAAACCTAGAAAAATTTTCAGCAGCCACTGCATATACAATATACAAGTACATAAGAATCACCTCAGGGCCGGCGTCCGCCCACGACAACTCGGCGGTGAACCGGACAACGGCGAGGGAGGGATCTTCTTCCGATGTGGGGACAACAGTCGTCATATTTTGAGGATTGAGAAGGAAACGCAGAAGTCCCCGCAGATAATGAATTTGGAAGACGAGATTGCTCGGCGGAGAGCTCTGATGgcggagagagagagaggatggATGGAATAGAGTGAGAGGAAGAAAAACCCTAATCCAGGGGTAAGAATGTAAATTACTTGtggaaatttttatatttgtaatatctttttctttttataacaaatagTCGGAATTTccctttttaaattattttattttatttaattaaaattcagtTATCGAAGAGGTCGATATATAAAGAGTGAGCAATTAGGGTTTATATTTCCGCCGCAGCTCAGCAGACCGCAGCATTTTCCCGCAGCCGCAGCACCACTTGGAGGAAGAGCTCTCAGCCGCCGGAGATCAGCCATGGTTCGTGTCTCTCGCCTTCTTTCACTCTGTCAAAGTATTTGTTCTGTTTGATTTGGCTGTTGAAATGGAATTTTGTGTATGGATTTGTTGGATTTGCAGCCGTCGCACAAGACGTTCATGATTAAGAAGAAGCTGGCGAAGAAGCAGAGGCAGAACAGGCCCATCCCGTACTGGATCCGCATGCGTACCGACAACACCATCCGCTACAGATCCGCATGCGCACTGACAACACCATCCGGTACAACGCCAAGCGCCGCCACTGGCGCCGCACCAAGCTCGGTTTCTGAGCTACTATGTCTTCCGTTTTAtcagctttttctttttcaattccgttgtattttattttgattcaaGATAGGATCTGATATTTTTGAATGAGATAGCCGGTACTATTGTGTCGATGCTATAAGACATCGGttggttttttatttatgttatggAATACCTTAACTGAAATCAAAAGAGAGATAACTTCCTGCAATTTTGGGATATTTTGCTCGCTTTCTTTAtatctatctctctctcttgctttGGGCTTCTGGTTTTTTCTTCATGTTTGGAGTAAAACTTGATAGTGGCTGAATACAGTGTTTTTGGTAAGTTATGCAAGCACGTAGTTGAGCTTTCGTGCTCCAGTTTGTAGAATATTCAACTTCTCTAATTATTTCTTCTCTGGGGAATCCATCACAGGAAGGTGGAagaattttatgttaattgtAGCCTCTGCATTTTCATCTGGCTAATTGCAATATCATCATGACACAGGCTTGTTTCTGTAGAATCAGTCTGTTGTAGCAATTATTCATCGCTGAATTCTGATGGTTTAAGGTAGTAGTAGGCCATGTTTTCTGACAGAAATTTGTTGGCGTTTGCATTATTGGTATTTTGTGCTTTTTGTGCTTCTAATGAACTGGAAAGTGCAAATGCTTGTTTCTTGCTATCTTTAAGACTAATTTGATTTCTTGTCAACTGTAGAGTTAAAATTCTCATTTAATTGTTGAATCAAACACAGACCATAAAGAACTGGTGAGGTTATAAACTTCTTGTTTTGTTCATTTGCTGCATATGACAAGGTTCAAGTTTTAGGGGCCCtaaaagaattggaaaatgGGCAGATAGCAGGAGCAAGAAACAGACACTGTAACATAATGGGTAAGTTTACGAGTCTTGTCAAATTTCCTTATAGCATTTGATCTTTTCAAGCATGACTCAACTTTACCATGTCCACCTCTTATAGAATTATTGATAACGAATAAGAGACGACAGCAGCCCTGTCTTAGCGCTAGACTGAGCTTGTCCTTTTTTGTTCATGCTGctgaaattatgataaaaacatgtaggtaatattattatatgctAAAATAGTACattgaaaacaaataataGCTATTCAAAGATGAAATGAAGCAGCTTCAAGATGATCCATTATTTGCTGGCATCACCAAATAGGTAATTGAGGGAGGAGCTGCCACCAGGTGCAGAATGAACCTTAGTTGTTGGTCGATCCTGCATCACGACAAATTAAACCATCTGAGAAACGAGATAATGTCCATGGAACGACATTTGGTGTTATAAGAACCTCAGTTCCGTGAAGAATTATCCGAGATGCTTATGTAATATGTATGTAACATAGGTAAAACAATATCCAAAGCAAGCAATGAATTTGGAAACATTAGAGCTGGAAAGGTACTAgggagagaagaaaagaagatatTGTGATTCATTTTAAAGCTAGAAGGTACgaggagaaaaaaggaaagaagaaacaacATCGTTTTCTTGAAGTTTATGAATCATTTTCCTTGATATGATGTTGGTAAGCTATTCATCCCTTTTGAGGGTGTTCgggtaaatttatttgaaattcttacAAACGGATTATTTCCTCAGCAATTACTACTAATCCAGCTCTAATATGTGAGTTTGCCAGCAAGACCATTCATTATGGGATTGGAATCATCCAGCAAATTGTGATCATAATAAGAGGTTTGGTgttgaaaggaaaacaaacaagcATCGGCAAGAATAGTATTAGTATAGCTATGTACCGTTATAAAGTTGCCACAGTTTTGGCCATCTGTTCTGTAGTAGTTGTTTGTGGAATAACCGGAGTTCACTGATGGAGTCTGAGTCTGAGTCTGCTTACTGTTATCCATCTCTGGGGGAGGTGCAGTGGGTTTGGGGGAAGGCTCGTTGATTGCATCTTTTGGTTGTTGAGGATTCGGGGCCTCTCCATTTCCAAAGAGGTACCCTAGAGAACTCTGCCCACCACCAGCACTCGTTCCGCGCCCCATTTTCTTTGCTGCTTGTTTTTGCTGTGTCATGGATCAGTCGAGTCATTCCGAAAAAGAACAAGATTGTCTTGAAGGTTAGATCATCAGATTTAAATTATCAGAACTGTAGCATACATGCGCTTGATGCATGAAATTATTACAAGTATTTTAGGTTACATTTGATGGAAGgaacattttaaataattgcatatcggaaaaatattaaatttgaaagtttAAACCAAAAgttgaaggatttgaaataaTCTTTGAAGTAAATTGTCAAAGAATGATTTGTTACTAGGATTCAGAATCCCGAacttcaaattcaatcaaatgtTAATGACCACATTTGAATATACCGTTCTGGGTTCAAGTTGGATGAAAGACATAAAAAGAATACatgagaatgaaataaaacaacaatttgATTATTTCCATAAGCAACGGGAGCTAGAGAATGCTGTGTATCATAAAACCATCAGATTAGATCAACGTAATTTAAAGATGGAGATGCATATGCCCCAGACCTAGACAAGAAGTGGTGAGAATAACAATGGAAACATCAAATCATGATATGCCTGTGTTAAAACATGTTTGGAATTCAGATTGATGAAATGCACGAGTATAAAGATGGTTTTACTCTAATGTTCCAAAGGAAGGAGGACAgggagaaaaatgaattacatACCACTAATTTGGCGGATGGAATGAATGAATAGGCCCTTGTGATCTCATGTGgtgtatttaaataataaatcagaGGATGAGTTTGCACCCACATTTCCACCTAACACCTTAACATTCACTTCCTTTTCTGCGGGTTATGTCTAATGTAATGTGGATATCATCCCACCATAAATCCAAATTTACtgttgtattattattttca encodes:
- the LOC105167603 gene encoding eukaryotic translation initiation factor 3 subunit M, which encodes MTTVVPTSEEDPSLAVVRFTAELSWADAGPEVAEGQVNRLCLEAQECMIQNRWLDLASLMLTSADVIFSKASEKDLECAYTVICNLVNKPESLDQVHEMAELIATKVTQQPNDKPVLRLKILFNLYNLLKNPYSQFFVYMKALNLAVSGKVTEYVVPSFRKMDNFLREWNLGVKDQRDLFLTVANILKDSKSSAKDSFNFLVKYLETFSGGDALTVAEAKEEAVHAVIEFVKAPDMFQSDLLDMPAIAQLEKDAKYALVYQLLKIFLTQRLDAYLDFHSSNSNFLESYGLVHEDCVAKMRLISLVDLGNSGSGQVPYSLIKDTLQIEENEVEPWVVKAITAKLMDCRIDQINQVVLVSRCTERVFGNHEWESLRSKLVTWRGNIANVISTIQANKITDDGTQAVQGMTIR
- the LOC105167604 gene encoding protein SPIRAL1-like 2, whose amino-acid sequence is MWVQTHPLIYYLNTPHEITRAYSFIPSAKLVQKQAAKKMGRGTSAGGGQSSLGYLFGNGEAPNPQQPKDAINEPSPKPTAPPPEMDNSKQTQTQTPSVNSGYSTNNYYRTDGQNCGNFITDRPTTKVHSAPGGSSSLNYLFGDASK